The DNA window TAGCTGATTTAAGTTAGTTAAAATTGACACCCCTAAAGTTTGAATCTACTTTCCCACTTTACACCATTGTAAGTGCCTATCCTCATTAAAGTTGGCTTAAGGTTTCAAAttgacatatttatgctaaaaagaactatgtgcatagggtttgcgtgcagGGGAAAGAGAGAGTGGCTCTATTTCccacaaaaatatttcagactttcattttagCATGGTAATATTTGAAAACGGTTACATATTTTAATTCATGAATCATTATCAGAGTgaagaaaaggagaggaagTGAGGTTCTCAAAGAAAGTGCAACCGGTGCAGGGCCAGATCAGCGCTCAGGGGCCCGGTGTACTGACCATTAAGGGCCCAAAAGCTTAAAATTGTACGGCTCCACGACACCGAAAATTCCAGTTTTAAAGCCTCTCTAATTCCATCTTTTAGACTCCAAAGACCCCTAAAAAgtcaagggggaaaaaattgcccAGATGGGCCTATGTGGGGTCAATTGATATTGCACCCCGGCTAAGATCTTAAACTGGTTTCCTCTTACGATTTTAAAATATGACCGAAGTATGCATTTTACGTGGTTACCTCCAGCCTGGTTCAAGCCGACAGATTTTTCCGCATGCTTCACCAGAGCTTGAAATTCCTCTTCCACCTCGGCTGGCTTGACCCAACCTCTCAACCAGCATAAAGCTTTTTTTGCTTCATCCAACCGATTTCGAACCACTAACCACGTTGGAGACTCAGGAATCTGTGAACGTAagataatttacatttttagtaaTTATTAATAAAGAGTTTCATCACTTTATCAGATATACTTAAACGTGTTCGTGATGTCTCATGCTCGCATTTGGTTTTATTCGCACAAACGCATAATCaaagttgataaaaaaaatcaatgataatTGATTATGATAATCAATTAAAATTCCTTCTAATCATAATTAGGTCTTAAGTTCTGACCTTGGTTATCGTGGATTTCTGTGAACAAAATGTAGAGAACGCATTATTACTCATATCTGTAAGAACTAATGTTTACAAAACAGTTTGACGTTCAACGCAGACTCTTATTGACCACTTTAAATTGTCAACCTCTTTTAAAAACGGAGAAGGCCCTTATAGGCGCAtgccctattctgccgtgctaaggaaaaacgcagtaggaacattcaaaagttgccaaatatcccttgataaaacatgtattattgacaatattcatgcatatttttccttacaattttcagatattttagattaaattgcctaatcatttcctgaaaattttggaaaataataattacaatcttcccagtgaattcggttttaatcgaaggaaacttggcaacgtctaaaggttcttacgacattcttccttagcacggcagtacatggcaggatttacctacttgccgcccatgggccgcctgtattttgccgccctcttctcattcattttgaaacatcaataaaacccatcaagtgaatgtgccggagggagaagggtgcataagacgcgttcactcgtgttggacccattttttgcgtaagccctgtcaacactactagcaaaagttcacagaacttcgCACGagagttcagttccgtaaacctatctctgtggggacaaggccttttatttgtaagaaatgaactaaaaaattaagaaagaacaaacataaatgtggtttaataattttaacttccgccgccgagccgcgctgaccacactgtgtttggcgcaacgcgtgaagtattcatgtagtcttgtaggcactgtgcgtttcacgccgcgccgaccgctgttgaccgtactgtgtttgacgcaatgcgtgaagtattcatgtagtctcgtaggcgctaaaatgtgttacatgctgaccgccgcgtcgaggacctctcctcgtcatcatttttgcgccgcgccgctccaggccaaattacgtgttcgGCTTCTCTCtgaactcaactaattaaaggtgcgcagtcttttgtatcaccgaaatacgacaaaattagaaattcatgaaatctcaggaaatgagagcttttgtcaccttttcttgtttgtaatttttttctgaatccgatttttttgtacctgcatttaaaaaattgcaaaatttgccgccccctaattttgccaccatgggccatggcccatgtggccacccccttaatccggccctgagacAGTATTCATAACTATGTTAGCTATTCTTGAGGGTGCCTTTAGATTTGGGGTGCAACACGGGGTTCAAAATGTATCGAGAGGAGATAAAATTCACTCTTTGGGAGGATCAAAATGTCTTGGAATCCAGATAAATCcttcaaataattaaataatagtGGACCAAGATAAGATCAAATTCTAAAAACTGGGGTGCGAAGagtgaacccccccccccccacctggCGAGTAGCGCTTCTGCTTGTTAAGTGGTTATCTCCTGTAATGTGCATCATTCGGTCTTACCTGCGTCATGACCGTAAAAGTAATGACAGGGCACGCACTGCAGATCAAAGCTACCGTCCTCCAGTAAAAGAAGTAAGTAAAAACGTACATCATGAACATACCTGGAGGCAAAATACATCagattattattaattttttgcaacATAGACGAAAAATGTCAATACTCTACTAGTATTTGATTGCATCGAGAGAGCACATGGCTTTCAAAGTCGCCAAAAATCTGACTCCAATCTGATGAATCTAGATATATGAAACATACACACATAATAGTAAGAGGAATATTCAACGCGATAGAGGACACAAACTTCAGAAATAAGATTAAAAGACTAATGATGACGCTTTTTTCAATACATAcgacttttattattttttcttacaatAATAAAGTCTATTTTCCGATGAAAATTCAACTTAGATCAAATAAATtaggaggaggagatcagaaggtgtcaTTTGCCTGATGGTCTGTGGGAAAGATCGACTCCAATGCCGAttgggagtcgcagagcgctctagtgcgctgaggtaggTTCTTGATAGGTATGTatcaaactttttattttaaaaaaaaagaacaaagaaaaaatcgCCCTGTTTTGTGTTTTTACCTTATGACCTTGATTTGCATTTTCATGTATATTCATGGAGATACCTGTACTAAAAAATATGTTAGTACCTATGAGAGCAGCAGATGTGGAGATTGATGACAAAGTTCCCCTCAAATGAGGCTCTGCGATCTCTCCGATGTATGAGTGTAAAGGTGCTTCTGTTAACCCTGTGCAAAGTCCCATAATAATAGAAACGATGTAAAGGGTGTTGATGGATTGCGCAAAATGCAGAGTTATCCAAGCCACAAAACATGGAATTGTTACCATGATCATGGCTGTTTTTCGGCCTACGGCCTCCTGGACATAGCCAGATAACAGACTGGAAACTGGATGACAAATATCTGGTAAACTACCTGATGGACagggaaaaaatcattaaatttagATTGATCGTCAGCTAATCATGGTCTTTCATTAAGTTGCAGCTTTATAAATTCCAAATATAACTTCAAcaccttattttttctctcttgcttAATAACGATTTCTGCAGTAAATTACACAATCTTGCTCATTCTGTAAAGCCGAATCCCATGCTTGTATACTTTAATAAATTAGTGACATCGTTGAAATAGATCCCACCCcatgaagtaaaatttaaaaaagtttgcATACGTACATATTCAAAGATGCACCATCTGTCcgtcattttaaaacatttttatttccttatttTCATCCTTAAAGTGTAACTTGATATTTGACGTGTGTAAGTTTGCGTTAAATTCCGATATTTgatcaaaagaaaaacgaattCAGTCATGATCTAAAATCATTGCCGTGCTAACCAAATTGATACTGTAAAATTAATGATGTTTTCAGTATAATTAATTTAACTGTTGAAAACTGCACCAAAAGCATGCGCAATCACTCCACGTGATTCCAccagtttaaaaataaagtccGTGAGAGTATGTACCTAAGTGAGTTATTATTTGCTCTGGAGTAAATATaggatttttccgaaaaaggACCCATGTCAAAAAGTCACatttgagagaaatgcatttgaagttttcattattACTTTCTGGGAACGGGCGGTAGCCTACACCGAAAATTGGAGTCCAGCGTCCAATGTAAGTAACTTTCAGAGGCCAGAAAATAATAATGGAAAGTTCcgatgcatttttctcaaacgtgatttttcgcCAAGGCCTTTGTAAGGAAAGCTCCTTAATAGTCTTTTTGCTTCACTAGAGTCTTTGGCGGCTAAAATCGAATTATGagagtaatttgaaaataatagaaACGAAATAAACTAGATATACAAGGAATGAGTGATTTTGTTTATCTAGGGAATAGCTCAATTGCTCACCAAACCAAGAGGCCTGATCGTCGTTCATACTGAGTTCTTCTGATGCActattgtgaagagcaccgataaCCATCGTTGTCATTGCTATGTCAAGTCCTATTTCAATGAGCAGCCAATTTTGTATTAAAGTAGCCAATATCTACAAGCAAACAAATATgtaagaggaagaagaacaagaaCAAGAAGAATTGTTATAAAAAGTACGAAAGGAGAGAATAACgacaagaacaagaaaaaaggagaaaatgggAAATATTAATAAacaggagaagaggaagaatcaaaagaggaaaaacaaaaataatggaaaaagaCAATGAGAGAAGTGAggagaaggaaaataaaaagaggaaaaaaaggagaggaaaaagaatacAGGAGAAAGcgaaaataaagaaaggaagaggaaatCAAAGCTGTTATGATCTACCGCAGTCGGTATGCCCTTTTCCCGtcttttctcccttttcttcttttttttttggttttgcgTCAACCAGGTGGTATCCAATAATACCCACTAGTACTAGTACTAGCCCATATCTTTTTAGAAGAAGGTTGCTTGTGTGTCTTTGCTCTGTTTCTTGAATCCTAATCCTTGGACGGTATGCCTTGTATTCTTCAAAGTACGATAATATTTGACATAGACTATGTTTTGTAGGTCTGATTTAAAGTGACCTGATTCAACCactaaaaaactattttttaacacgattctgtgacttgAGCATCGACCAGTTAGAATTCGACCACATAATGCGATGCGATGATGGTGCAGGcactttgatacaactataccagCTCAACGGATGTGCGTGTTACATACTCTAagtattgaaggcgttttgctttTTCTCACATCCACACCGAGGTCATGTAGATAGCAATATGTTCAGTCGGGAGAGGGATTTGGACTTAGGGGCAGCAGTGAATCAACCCATACCACTTCTCAAATGTTGGCTATAGCATTGACTAacttgattttgattttcttcagGGTTTTGGCTTAGGTTTTTTggtatattatttttcataatgaaagtattgtaaaaaaaatatgtcttttGCTGTTGCTGTGAATATTTGTAAGTTAGcgaaaaaatagtgaaaatatCAAGATATCTCGTTGGTtggttttcttctaaaaaaaagtaaaacctaTTCACAGATTTTCAACGTTCCAATTAAGAATATGCATTTTTCGGTTTAATTaaacaaagaataaaaaatattttgtcgcACTGAAGGGAGAGGATCATTGAGACGAAAATTTTCTCCGGACCACACTTAGAAGTCAGTTTCATACGAAAAAAGCAGTTTCTCATCGGACCCACTAACCTGCGCACATGTCGATCTCGTGGAGTGCCTGGGACGATTGGAAGATGCTGCGTTGccatttttaattgaatgacTTTCAGGTGCGTCGGTTAGAGGGCCCATTTTTGTTGAAAAgcaagaaggaaaataaaaaaacacaattttccagCTCTTTTGAAGACAGTCACCGGACGTAAAAAACAACACGTGTAGGTACTACTAATTCAATTTATTGTTAGATCGAAAAGGAGAGAGACAATATCTgtcatgttgaattttttttttaaaatgatgtaaTTAGAGTCATTTTTGGGATTGGAAATACACTCCATACCTAATTGTAACGTACCAATGCCTCAATTTCGGCTAAAATGTCTCAATTTGCTGCTTGGCGTGCAAGTTTATAgataaaaaagatgaaaagacAAATCTCTTTTAAGTGGATAAGTCTTCAAGTCTTCGAAGCAGCTTTATTCACTTAAAATCAGCCGTGTTGATAAAAGCGTGCGCGCTCTACCAGTTCCTTACATTTTATCACGAGCCAAACCGTGTTGTCATGTTTAGGCAAGATAGTCATTTTTCACGtgtattaaaattatttgactgAGCTTTATGCATTTATGTTGTTCATCATATCCGAGTCAATGTGTTCGATGAAGGTACGAATGCCTTCATGTTCAACATTAGCAAAATATTACTTATCCACTTATAAActaatatcgtcaccttcccgccaaaaatttcacaagcgccatgcaatgtttcaaacttttcgccgccattttatttttttactgagaaattgttggtttaatctgtttgaaaatttcactgaatttcattggcagcacgaagaaaattctgtgaaattttcggacagcttcgttgaaaaatttctctgtaaaaaaataaaatggcggcggaaatattGAAGCGccgcatagcgcttgtgatactttggcgggAAGGTGACAATATAGAATACTGTCAGTCAGTGATAGCGGAAATTTTCcaacctttaaaaaattagctGCATCCTAGCATTCAACCTTCAGAGGTTTTGAAATGAGGACAATTGCACATATAAATAGCACataaataggaaaaaattgaaagttttcaatTACTGTGCATGAGAAAAGGAAACAACTTTGTTATCCTGTTGTCTGGGACAGGCCCCAGTGGTGTGGTATCCAGACGTTTTGAAGGCAAATTTAGTTTGTTTCAATTATAAAGTATGATTATGTATGACAAAACTTAGGTAGCCACTGTATCGGtttcaaaagagaacaaatttgATGGAACTTAATTGATAGTGTGATTATTAGGTATATGATAGTATTGTAATTTTTCGAGGTCGATCTCCATCGTTTGTAAATTTCATCGAATGTTCGCAAAAGTGAGCAGAGGAGATTTTTGCGAATCTTATTTTTAGGAATACTCTCTGGTGGTCATCCGCAATAGCATACCGTTTAAGTTTATATTTAAAAACTGGACAGTTATCAGATGCAGATTAGCGCTTCGGCAGCCTCAGATATATGTTCTAAGTCATATTCACTTTCATTATACTCAAAACTCACATGTCGACGGTAGGTATATCTCAATCCCAAGTTACCTGGTGTCTATGCCTTTCAATCTTCTTCAATCTTGATTTTTAACGAAGGTTGGTCATATGATCCCAGTTCTATTCGTATTAACGGAAACTCGACTTGAAACTGAGCCAAATGACAAGTTGTTTGCTTGCAGACGGTCATCTTGATGACCGACTTGTCAAAATTTAAAGGATTCCGTGTAATTTTGTAGTAACTTTTGTTAGCTTTAAGTTACTTTTGGCTTGAAACAAACACAAATGCCCGTTTCATagctcattttcaaaacagaaaGTCTATATGTATAAAAAGGAATACCGATTTATGAAAGTACTATAAAACGTAttcaaatttcttgattttattaCATTATTTCCGGTAAAAGTGTCGTGTTTTGTCAAATAGTTTttgtacttttaatttttacatattaCAGATTTTCAAGTTTAAATTCAACTTGATTCAAGCGCATGCACATAGGTCGAGGATGGGTATATTGGGTATGATCGTATCCAAATCAGCTCCAATTGTAGGtaaagataaacaaattttaatgaattggTGAATTTTGAACAAGTTGAGATAGTTATTGTCTTTTTTAAAACCTAAGAAGTCacaaaatatctttcaaattCGAGTGTGCACTTCTTTACGATAAAATTGGACATAGATTAATAGAAATGCgagaaaaataggtttgaaATTTGTTTCTTACAAGACGATACGTTTGACGAagtttatcaatatttttactttaaaaatattttttctcttactTGAATTTTCGGCGAAGAAAACTCGCGACTCCTAGAACGTAAACCTACTTTcaactctgttttttttttttttttttttttttttttttttttttttttttttttttttttttgatgtgaCTTGATGCCTTTTTAATTAAACTCAGACCAATTAATTAAAAGGAACTTTGTGTGAAGGAATTGCATGcagcttagttcctttttgcaacaaCGTGTCTCAGTCTATGTTTGTATCAGCCAATCAATACCTGATATCAGTGGCGCTTCTTATTTTATCAGATGCGCAATTATTTTATCACAGCcgtcttttgaaaaatttcaaattcatttttcactttGATTTTCCGATTGAAAATTTCTCCTCGGGATCATGATTATCAGTGAAATACGACTCAATCTGTTCTAAAGTTTTTCCCTCCGTCTCTGGAACGTAGAAATAGAGGTACAAAACACCGAGAGCTGTGATTGTTCCATACATGTACATGACTCCGCTTAAACCAATCCACACCTCTATGTAAAGATACGATTTGATCATGACGAAGACCACAATACTTGACCACGCTGCCGAAACTCCACTTGCAAGCCCACGGCCTctgaaaataaataacaaatCATCAAAAGATATATAGGAGTTAGCTCCAAAATGAAATGGTTATTTTATGGATGTTAAATAGATATGATTAGGTATACAAAGGGCCCCACTCATTGCGCACTTAAACGACTTAAGCTCCAAATTGAATTTATTCTTTCCTCGTCTTTTCTTTATTGTTTTATACTACACGTTTTTGATCTCTAGGTACTCAAAGGCGTTGATGATCCATTTATGTTTTAGAACCTTTAATTAATGTATCAAACAATAACAACATAGATATATGTaaacacatgaatttgaatggcacatattttcgtgatctacgacccgtgatcggtgctcttcataAGGTCTCAGGTCtaggtccgacatcatgggagaatgcaaaagtgaattttactcggaaaatacactaaaagtcAAAGCGAAAATAGACCTATCCTTTTAGTTCAAACAGGTGGCTGTTtactaagggggaaatgatagGCTAACCATAGGGGCTTCCGAGGGTTCCTGTTTTACTTATTATTGCTATGCTTTATTACTTGCCTCCTTTGTcaattgcaatcacccgcttcacATTTTCTCTCTATCCTTTtggtctatagttttgtctatcagtttcaataatcatcccgctGCCTGAATGAGTATCTATTGGTTTACATACAGTTAAATGGACAACATTCAGAGTTATCAACATGCGAAGATCACCGTGGATTTTAGATTTTGATAACCTACACGATAGGAAAGACCTCAGACACCAACTGCCATGCCAAGAGTGCTGCACTAAATCCGGCGAAACAATTGATGGTGAGCCAAAGGATGACCGGGAGCCAAGCAAGAAAGGTTGTTTCCCGGCCTTTGAGATTAGCATGGTGGAATCCGATCCCAAACATGCAAAAAGCAATGATACTGCACGAGAAAATCGCGATTCTTCGCTTCCCAAAACGCCGCAGAAATAAAACGTTCATCATCAGACCCACGAAGATGAAGACCTGTGCACCTATCTGGAAAAAGTGGCAGAATaagtttttaaagaaagagaATTTTAATGTAAGAACACCAGGTCACAGGCGAATAATCTGGAATGACGACCTGGAGTTTTACGTTGTTTAAGAACGGTCCCTTAAAAGCCTTTTTTGCAATATTCGTCTCTTTTGTACAACCTCGCTGTATGACTTGTAATTTGTTATTATGGGATGAACTTGTCACTAGGTGTTCATTATTTTAGTTAGTATCATTAGTTGTGTTCATCCTCGATATGATACTGATAGCAAGGAAATGTAACAGACATCAAGCGAGCAAAAACTGACCAAGATGCCGAAAGTCGTGAAACTGATAAAAACGTGAACTGATTGGCAGCTGCTTTTTTATGCTATAAACGCTCCCCAGATTAACGTTTGATTGCTTGCTAAAACTTTCCGAGCTCAACTAATTAgacatttaaaaacaaataaataaaaacttatAAGTTCTGTTGATAACCTGGGCCTgatctttcttcttcttgttttatCATATCCCCCTTTTCCTTATTTAG is part of the Bemisia tabaci chromosome 1, PGI_BMITA_v3 genome and encodes:
- the LOC109041261 gene encoding facilitated trehalose transporter Tret1 isoform X1; its protein translation is MGPLTDAPESHSIKNGNAASSNRPRHSTRSTCAQILATLIQNWLLIEIGLDIAMTTMVIGALHNSASEELSMNDDQASWFGSLPDICHPVSSLLSGYVQEAVGRKTAMIMVTIPCFVAWITLHFAQSINTLYIVSIIMGLCTGLTEAPLHSYIGEIAEPHLRGTLSSISTSAALIGMFMMYVFTYFFYWRTVALICSACPVITFTVMTQIPESPTWLVVRNRLDEAKKALCWLRGWVKPAEVEEEFQALVKHAEKSVGLNQAGDDKPRTKIAFLKMQLTEMTRRKVLLPFRQICIVFFICSLAYFCAIRPYLIGELQKLDTPIDAKLILIYSQVLLFIGAMMNVMFLRRFGKRKIAIFCNTVIAISMFGLGIHYAYLKGSKQFPLLAWLPVVFWLSISFFGGFGPALLAWQLVSELFPIIGRGLATGISAAFSKLMGAAEVKSYLYIEAWVDLSGVMYLYGTATILGTLYLYFYLPETEGKSLEQIEVYFTENYDRKEKFSIGKRVKLEEKNPS
- the LOC109041261 gene encoding facilitated trehalose transporter Tret1 isoform X2, giving the protein MGPLTDAPESHSIKNGNAASSNRPRHSTRSTCAQILATLIQNWLLIEIGLDIAMTTMVIGALHNSASEELSMNDDQASWFGSLPDICHPVSSLLSGYVQEAVGRKTAMIMVTIPCFVAWITLHFAQSINTLYIVSIIMGLCTGLTEAPLHSYIGEIAEPHLRGTLSSISTSAALIGMFMMYVFTYFFYWRTVALICSACPVITFTVMTQIPESPTWLVVRNRLDEAKKALCWLRGWVKPAEVEEEFQALVKHAEKSVGLNQAGDDKPRTKIAFLKMQLTEMTRRKVLLPFRQICIVFFICSLAYFCAIRPYLIGELQKLDTPIDAKLILIYSQVLLFIGAMMNVMFLRRFGKRKIAIFCNTVIAISMFGLGIHYAYLKGSKQFPLLAWLPVVFWLSISFFGGFGPALLAWQLVSELFPIIGRGLATGISAAFSKLMGAAEVKSYLYIEAWVDLSGVMYLYGTATILGDECFFNSSYSMREILLVLPGRLETVQSSLSFLIEKMR